A stretch of Mastomys coucha isolate ucsf_1 unplaced genomic scaffold, UCSF_Mcou_1 pScaffold3, whole genome shotgun sequence DNA encodes these proteins:
- the LOC116075399 gene encoding uncharacterized protein LOC116075399 — MAKRVETGQRASAHTSPSDQRPPVSQPPQPGTPFSVPQPNTDTLPQWGEHLQASQPPRPGTPFSVPQLNTDTLPQWGEHLQASQPPRPGTPFNVPPPDSNTLSQCGKHTTSRDLRDFVPLGLHRPTRSEFGCPKPYDDQKFQKPDAYVTEELQKLKACIMASANKRTLGPLRDLKEKKKWTVPLPLRVPEGMSNPLTRDTRPSVLQPATRKRVASTSVPIPGKVKRSRPMSTGFEEPMDDDQLGTRVPATSTKHSTRDASEKFRDHTVPGPSSADFSVGQRGQVISPHIQVSLHPSLTKQGDLGSSTSPQDVQRLSLSPQDVLEQTKRLQESVGHSTSVQASQRPHTCPERKIIHVSSSRRSFKSLTPTVHVSNLSNSPPKHVGQGPSGQGDLQQGPSDKEGPKSSSPEGKISGVSNFPKVSSPTASPSDQRLLFSQPSRPGTPFSVPQPDSNTQLKDFCHF; from the exons ATGGCCAAACGTGTGGAGACAGGCCAGCGAGCCTCAGCCCACACTTCACCCTCTGATCAGAGACCGCCGGTTTCCCAGCCCCCACAGCCTGGGACTCCCTTCAGTGTCCCCCAACCAAATACTGACACCCTACCTCAATGGGGGGAGCACCTGCAGGCATCCCAGCCTCCACGGCCTGGGACTCCCTTCAGTGTCCCCCAACTGAATACTGACACCCTACCCCAATGGGGGGAGCACCTGCAGGCTTCCCAGCCTCCACGGCCTGGGACTCCCTTCAATGTCCCCCCACCAGATTCTAACACCCTATCTCAATGCGGGAAGCACACGACCAGCAGAGACCTGAGGGACTTTGTTCCTCTGGGGCTCCATAGACCAACTCGGTCAGAGTTCGGGTGCCCAAAGCCCTATGATGACCAGAAATTTCAAAAACCTGATGCTTATGTTACAGAAGAGCTACAGAAACTCAAAGCTTGTATAATGGCTTCAGCCAATAAGAGGACCCTAGGCCCTCTGAGGgatctgaaagagaaaaagaaatggacagtTCCACTTCCTCTGAGGGTTCCTGAGGGCATGAGTAACCCACTAACCAGGGATACCAGACCATCTGTTTTACAGCCTGCCACCAGAAAAAGAGTGGCCTCAACTTCTGTGCCCATACCTGGGAAGGTGAAAAGAAGCCGGCCTATGTCTACTGGGTTTGAAGAACCTATGGATGATGACCAGTTAGGCACCAGAGTGCCTGCAACATCTACAAAACACAGTACTAGAGATGCCAGTGAAAAATTCAGAGATCACACAGTGCCTGGGCCATCTTCTGCTGACTTTTCTGTTGGTCAACGTGGACAGGTAATTTCCCCACATATTCAAGTTTCTCTTCACCCTTCCCTAACTAAACAAGGAGATCTGGGATCTTCCACTTCTCCTCAAGATGTTCAGAGACTGTCCCTATCCCCCCAAGATGTTCTGGAGCAAACCAAACGTTTACAAGAGTCTGTGGGACATTCCACATCTGTCCAGGCATCCCAAAGACCTCACACTTGTCCTGAACGGAAAATCATTCatgtctcctcttccagaagGAGTTTCAAAAGTTTAACCCCTACTGTACATGTCTCTAATCTTTCCAATTCTCCTCCAAAGCATGTTGGACAAGGCCCCTCTGGTCAAGGGGACCTACAGCAGGGCCCATCAGACAAAGAGGGCCCCAAATCTTCTTCTCCCGAAGGTAAGATCAGTGGTGTCTCAAATTTCCCAAAGGTATCAAGTCCAACCGCCTCACCCTCTGACCAGAGACTGCTGTTTTCCCAGCCTTCACGGCCTGGAACTCCCTTCAGTGTCCCCCAACCAGATTCTAACACC CAGCTCAAGGACTTTTGCCATTTTTAG